The Paenibacillus dendritiformis region TCGAAGCCGCGCAGCCGCTTGTAGCGGGCCATCGCATCGCCGGCTACCGTCGTATACGCATGCCCGATATGGAGCTTGTCGCTCGGGTAATAGATCGGGGTCGTAATGTAAAAGGTTTTGTTATTGTTGGCCATCATGCCCATCCTCCTTCATATTCGCTTGCAGCCGCTGGCAGTGAACCCCGGAATGCACGCAAAAAAGCTCTCATCCACTTGGGACGAGAGCTGAACTCACGCGGTACCACCCAAATTCCTGCCGCCTTCCCTTCCTCTTCCGCAGGGCAGTGGCGACAGCTTCATTGCGGCCGATTCAACCGGCCTGGAACATTCGTTATCGGGAATGAGCCGCCGCAGGCTTGCCTTCTCTCGCCATTCGCGTACAGAAGCTCGCAAGCGGATCCTCCGGGACCATGTTCGGAAGGGTTCACATACCGGTTCTCAGCAATCCCGGCTCTCTGCGATGCTCGTCGCTTCCTACTTATCCGTTCATCGGATGATATATGCCATATTGTCTCCAGCTTACCTCCAAATATATCCCAGCCCTCAGCCACATGTCAAGAGCGCTTAAGCGGAACCGGATCATAGCCGCCCGGATGGAACGGATGGCAGCGGCCGATCCGCTTGATCGCGAGCCAGCTCCCTTTGATCGGACCGTGAACCTCGAGCGCTTCCAGCGCATAGGCCGAACAGGTCGGATAGAAGCGGCACGTCGGAGGCTTCAACGGGGAGATGAATTTGCGGTAAAATCTCACCGGCCCCTGGAGCGTCCGCACC contains the following coding sequences:
- the yidD gene encoding membrane protein insertion efficiency factor YidD — translated: MSSPEDPGRQAASRPSRAVRTLQGPVRFYRKFISPLKPPTCRFYPTCSAYALEALEVHGPIKGSWLAIKRIGRCHPFHPGGYDPVPLKRS